TCAGGAGCCGGGTGGATCGGCAAGAACACCTGCGCTTACGCACCCGGCGCCGGGTCGTGGGTCGTGCTGGGTGTCATTGCCACCACCCTGCCCGCCCCTGAGACGCGAACCGGGGCGGAGGCGCCGCCACAAAGAATGCCCCCGGATCCCTGCATGGACTGCAGCCGCTGTATCGACGCGTGCCCTACGGGGGCCCTGGAGCCCTACCGGATGGACCCGAATCGCTGTATCGCCCAGTTCTCACAGCAGCGCGGCGATCTCGGGCCATCCGAGCGCGAAAACCTTCACCGGTGGCTCTTCGGGTGCGACATCTGCCAGATCGCCTGCCCGTGCAACGGGCCGGATCGGGCGCCCCTGGCTTTCGGCCAGAGCACGCCCCTTTCACCCGTCCCGGGTACGGCTGACAGGATCCCGCTGCAGGAGATCCTGTCGATGAGTGAGGCGGCGTTTCAGGCGGGGCTCGGCAGGGGCGCCGCCTCGTGGAGAGGGCTTGCCCACCTGAAGCGTAACGCGGCCTACGTTCTGGAGGCGTACCGGCGCCGGCTCAAGGCGTCGGCGCCGGCGGATCGTCCGAACCTCCTCCGGACCCCTTTCCGAACTCGGCCATCCGGCGCGCCATCTCCTCGAGCGTCCGCCACACCCGGCCGTTAACGGTCTGGTCGGGGTACAGCCCGTCCGCCCCCGGCTCCCCCGCCGGCGTCCCGGTCAGGATGGAGATCCCCTCGTCAATGGTGCGCACGGCCCAGATGTGGAAGCGGCCTTGCCGCACGGCTTCCACCACTTCGTCCTTGAGCATCAGATTGACCACGTTCTGGTGCGGAATGATGACGCCCTGCCGCCCCGTGAGCCCCCTCAGCTTGCAAAGGGCGAAAAAGCCCTCGATCTTGCGGTTGACCCCGCCGACCGGCTGCACCTCGCCCTTCTGGTTGACCGACCCCGTGACGGCGATACCCTGCCGGATGGGGAGCCCTGAAAGGCTGGACAAAAGCGCATACAGCTCCGCACTGGAGGCGGAGTCGCCCTCCACCTCCTCGTAAAGCTGCTCGAAGGTGAGGCTGGCCGACAGCGCGATCGGCATTCCGATGGGGTACTTTTCCGCGAGGTACCCGCCCAGGATCAGGACGCCCTTGTCGTGGATGCGCCCGGAGAGTTCCACTTCCCTTTCGATGTTGACCACGCCCCGGTCCCCCACCGCCACCGAGGCCGTGATGCGGGTGGGCTTCGCAAAGGCGTAGTCCCCGAGCTCGACGATGGACAGCCCGTTGATCTGGCCCACCTTTTCGCCGTCCACGTCCACCAGGATCTGGCCCCCGGCCAGGAGTTCCAGGAGCTTCTCCTCGACCCGGTTTGACCGGTACTCCTGCTCCTGGATGGCACGATCCACGTGAGAGGCTCGCACCACCTCCGCGCCCTCCGCCTCCGCCCACGCCGACGCCTCGTAGACCACCTCGACGATCTCGTTGAAGCGCGTGGACAGGCGCTCCTTGTGCTCGGCCATGCGGGCGGAGTGCTCGATGATGCGCGCGACGGCATCGCGGTGGAAGGGCCGCAGTTTCTCCCGCCGGCATACCGCCGCCACGAACTGCGCGTACTTGTACGCGTGCTCGTCGTTGAGCGGCATCTCGACGTCGAAGTCGGCCAGCACCTTGAAGTACTTGCGGAACTCCTCGTCCATGTAAAGCAGCAGGTGGTACAGGTACGGGCTCCCCACCATGATCAGCTTGACGCGTACGGGAATGGGTTGGGGTTTCAAGGCGGAGACAGGCAGCACGCCCATCTGCTCGGCCACGCTTTCAATTCGCACCTCGCCGCTTTTGAGCGCACGCTTCAGCCCGTCCCACGCCCACGGGCTCTTCAGCAGGTCCTGCGCCTGCAGGATCAGGTAGCCGCCGTTCGCACGGTGCAGCGCGCCCGGTTTGATCATGGTGAAGTCGGTCACCATGGCGCCGAACTCGTGCCGGTACTCAAGCTTCCCGAACAGATTGGCAAACGTGGGGTTGGCCTCGATGACCACGGGCGCGCCCTGGAGGTTGTGGTTATCCACCAGCAGGTTCACCTTGTAGCGCACGAACGAACGCCGGCTGCGCCGCCGCATCCACGGCATGGGCGGCTCGGTCTCCTCTTCGTCCTTGAACTCGTCGATGTTCTCCACGATGTCCCGTTCGACCGCCCCCAGGTACTCGATGACCCGGGGCAGCGCCGCATACTTCTCCTTAAGTTCGGCGATGGGCTGGCTGACCGCGGCCAGGGCCACCTTGCGCTCCAGTTCCCGGACCTGGTCCCTTGCCTGTTTCTCCAGGGTTCGGATGCGCCGGGTTACGTCGGCCACGTGCGCGTGAATCTCCTTGTTGGCGGCCTCCAGCGCCCGCCGCTCCTCTTCGGGCAGGCTCTCGAACTCCTCCTGGGTGATGGGACGGCCCTCCACCAGCGGCACCGTTGCAAAGCCGGTGCTGGTGCGCCGCAGGGCAAAGCCGCGT
The Bacillota bacterium genome window above contains:
- a CDS encoding QueG-associated DUF1730 domain-containing protein, whose product is MDWESFRDELAHAAARLGFAGLGVVAAREFTDLAEVLRSRQAEGTYPLFCERDVTRRTRPDDWLPGCRSLWVAALPYRAPGALRREGPPSGRGPFGRIAAYALPEDYHTEMRRRLRVLARWAAYRAGCSRRHHFRVLVDTGPPVERHLWRLSGAGWIGKNTCAYAPGAGSWVVLGVIATTLPAPETRTGAEAPPQRMPPDPCMDCSRCIDACPTGALEPYRMDPNRCIAQFSQQRGDLGPSERENLHRWLFGCDICQIACPCNGPDRAPLAFGQSTPLSPVPGTADRIPLQEILSMSEAAFQAGLGRGAASWRGLAHLKRNAAYVLEAYRRRLKASAPADRPNLLRTPFRTRPSGAPSPRASATPGR
- a CDS encoding ATP-binding protein, producing the protein MKFSDPASGAQLRADQLRLRFSPERLPAMTTDAIEPLEGIIGQERAVRAMEFGLRMKHPGYNIYMAGPTGTGKNTYARRLVHEVARHKPVPDDWVYVYNFDSPDEPLALNLPPGMGSQLAQDMDELVEELKSAIPRRFESDDYEKQRDAVVREFQEQSQQLIDQAEKLAQERGFALRRTSTGFATVPLVEGRPITQEEFESLPEEERRALEAANKEIHAHVADVTRRIRTLEKQARDQVRELERKVALAAVSQPIAELKEKYAALPRVIEYLGAVERDIVENIDEFKDEEETEPPMPWMRRRSRRSFVRYKVNLLVDNHNLQGAPVVIEANPTFANLFGKLEYRHEFGAMVTDFTMIKPGALHRANGGYLILQAQDLLKSPWAWDGLKRALKSGEVRIESVAEQMGVLPVSALKPQPIPVRVKLIMVGSPYLYHLLLYMDEEFRKYFKVLADFDVEMPLNDEHAYKYAQFVAAVCRREKLRPFHRDAVARIIEHSARMAEHKERLSTRFNEIVEVVYEASAWAEAEGAEVVRASHVDRAIQEQEYRSNRVEEKLLELLAGGQILVDVDGEKVGQINGLSIVELGDYAFAKPTRITASVAVGDRGVVNIEREVELSGRIHDKGVLILGGYLAEKYPIGMPIALSASLTFEQLYEEVEGDSASSAELYALLSSLSGLPIRQGIAVTGSVNQKGEVQPVGGVNRKIEGFFALCKLRGLTGRQGVIIPHQNVVNLMLKDEVVEAVRQGRFHIWAVRTIDEGISILTGTPAGEPGADGLYPDQTVNGRVWRTLEEMARRMAEFGKGSGGGSDDPPAPTP